In one Micromonospora polyrhachis genomic region, the following are encoded:
- a CDS encoding HAD family hydrolase — protein sequence MFSFDHAGVVFFDVDGTLVPDTSSSAFLAGFLGHREELVRAEDAYACGVLDNRQVSDLDATGWAGVSEDQVSGWLAGLPLVSGIAETLAWCRRNGLVPVLATLAWSPVGEYLTDRFGFHAFSGPRLENVDGRFTGRVARHFDEYDKRDFALAQAHELGLAPRRCGAVGDSRSDLPLFASVGVSVAFNASAAARAAATATVDDDDLRSVLPVLSRLVTAAR from the coding sequence GTGTTCTCGTTCGACCACGCGGGCGTCGTGTTCTTCGATGTCGATGGCACCCTCGTCCCGGATACGAGTTCGTCGGCTTTCCTGGCTGGCTTCCTCGGCCATCGGGAGGAGTTGGTCAGGGCCGAGGACGCCTATGCCTGCGGTGTTCTGGACAATCGACAGGTCTCCGATCTGGATGCAACAGGCTGGGCGGGAGTGTCCGAGGACCAGGTTTCCGGTTGGCTCGCCGGGCTTCCCTTGGTCTCGGGCATCGCGGAGACCCTGGCCTGGTGCCGACGGAACGGGCTGGTGCCCGTGCTGGCAACCCTCGCCTGGTCGCCGGTCGGCGAATATCTGACCGACCGCTTCGGCTTCCACGCGTTCAGCGGACCTCGGCTGGAAAACGTCGACGGCCGGTTCACGGGCCGGGTTGCCCGGCACTTCGATGAGTACGACAAACGAGATTTCGCCCTCGCGCAGGCACACGAGCTGGGGCTGGCTCCCCGCCGGTGCGGGGCCGTCGGAGACAGCCGCTCCGACCTGCCGCTGTTCGCATCCGTCGGGGTGAGCGTGGCGTTCAACGCCTCAGCTGCGGCGCGGGCGGCGGCGACCGCCACGGTGGACGACGACGACCTGCGAAGCGTGCTTCCCGTCCTGAGTCGCCTGGTCACAGCCGCCCGGTGA
- a CDS encoding acyl carrier protein yields the protein MDITEELRQRVAELISTATGGQVPVADLLAGGSMVALGVDSLGLLRLVDAIELEYDVEVEFDGPGGRLGTLDDIVAVLTAARPAGDQDQTIRTPV from the coding sequence ATGGATATCACCGAGGAGCTACGGCAGCGGGTCGCCGAGCTGATCAGCACCGCCACAGGTGGTCAGGTCCCGGTTGCCGACCTGCTCGCCGGCGGGTCGATGGTCGCCCTGGGCGTCGACTCGCTCGGCCTGCTCCGCCTGGTCGACGCGATCGAGCTGGAATACGACGTCGAGGTCGAGTTCGACGGCCCGGGCGGCCGATTGGGCACCCTGGACGACATCGTCGCGGTGCTGACCGCCGCCCGGCCCGCCGGTGACCAGGACCAAACCATCAGGACACCGGTCTAG
- a CDS encoding non-ribosomal peptide synthetase, which yields MGGHVGIAEATYAQHAVWFTEQAGVAGTAYQMALGVRFTADLDRAALVEACRAVITRHEVLGTRIVVDADGTPRLAPADRRPAVGFGELTEERIAEELARPHDLRTGPLARFTLLTGTDGRHLLLVTAHHLVFDGISKDVLARDLATAYTAAVCPGGERAGEPVDLGPLPAGYAAHAATERDRVEAALPAARAYWQRHWSGSGGVVLPGLLRLPTGAEPGAAVDLDLPADLVAGLDRATASLGVTRFELLLAVVHALLARYGNRDVPVGVGLSTRTPGQADHIGLFVNELPVTVAAATGTFRDHAQAVRARLRELYRIRTVPLAHTVSGLRPAPALTPVSVGYRRRRPEPDFPGVASSVEWTLFSGAARNALHIQMVDAPSGLTVSLQHSPAAISTEAVTRIGAHFRTLLAAVVADPQRPVADLPILPADELDRLGVWSGTDRTYPAEATMPTLFAAWVRQSPDAVAVVDGDRRLSYAALDAASARLAGLLRQQGVGAGSRVAIALDRSWSAVVTLLAVLRCRAAYVPVDPGYPPARQTLILDDAEPVLVVTSAETATRLDPALAVLPIDQIELSGGLTSAVEESLTPPNPDDLAYVLYTSGSTGRPKGVAVRHASLANTLLAMRDLLESRPEHAWLNLTSLSFDISGVELFLPLTTGGRVVVASSVSALDGAGVLRLVRASGVTHVQATPSGWRVLLEAGLGDAADRPGYPTSPEVTPVPLVAVTGGEALPVPLARDLRARVTRLINGYGPTEATIYATFAEIPAEPAEVSIGRPVVNTRAYLLDDELRPVPIGVPGELYLGGLGVAAGYLGRPDLTDERFVPDPFGSAGGRRYRTGDRCRWLPDGRIDFLGRSDDQVKIRGHRIELGEVTARLLEHPAVAEAAVLLAVAATADAEEPRLVAYLVPRDTTAPEPADLRRHLARSLPSAMLPADWVVLDRLPVSPNGKLDRAALPVPTTRDTATSDSADRPADDAGPADAVGPADAVGPADAVGAADAVGPVDPADPVVEQLTVIWQDVLRIDDIGVHEDLFDLGGHSLTITRISSRIQQRLGVEVPLDVFFDTPTIAEIAEFIRDAQGER from the coding sequence ATGGGAGGGCACGTGGGCATCGCCGAGGCGACGTACGCGCAGCACGCGGTCTGGTTCACCGAGCAGGCCGGGGTGGCCGGCACGGCGTACCAGATGGCGCTCGGCGTCCGGTTCACCGCCGACCTGGACCGGGCGGCCCTGGTCGAGGCGTGCCGGGCGGTGATCACCCGACACGAGGTGCTGGGCACCCGGATCGTCGTCGACGCCGACGGGACACCCAGGCTGGCCCCGGCCGACCGCCGACCGGCGGTCGGTTTCGGGGAGCTGACCGAGGAGCGGATCGCCGAGGAACTCGCCCGTCCCCACGACCTGCGTACCGGACCACTGGCCCGGTTCACCCTGCTGACCGGCACCGACGGGCGGCACCTGCTGCTGGTCACCGCCCACCACCTGGTCTTCGACGGCATATCCAAGGACGTACTGGCCCGGGACCTGGCCACCGCGTACACCGCCGCCGTTTGCCCCGGCGGTGAACGCGCTGGCGAGCCGGTCGACCTCGGGCCACTACCAGCCGGGTACGCCGCACACGCGGCAACCGAGCGGGACCGGGTGGAGGCGGCACTGCCGGCGGCCCGCGCGTACTGGCAGCGGCACTGGTCCGGCTCCGGCGGCGTGGTCCTGCCCGGCCTGCTTCGGCTACCGACCGGTGCGGAGCCCGGGGCGGCGGTCGACCTCGACCTACCGGCCGACCTCGTCGCCGGGCTGGACCGGGCCACCGCCTCGCTCGGGGTGACCCGGTTCGAGCTGCTGCTCGCCGTGGTGCACGCCCTGCTCGCGCGGTACGGCAACCGGGACGTTCCGGTGGGCGTCGGCCTGTCCACCCGTACCCCGGGGCAGGCCGACCACATCGGACTCTTCGTCAACGAACTGCCGGTCACGGTGGCCGCGGCCACCGGCACGTTCCGGGACCACGCCCAGGCGGTACGGGCGCGGCTGCGGGAGCTGTACCGGATCCGTACCGTGCCGCTGGCCCATACGGTGTCCGGGCTGCGGCCGGCACCCGCACTGACCCCGGTCTCGGTCGGCTACCGCCGTCGCCGGCCGGAGCCGGACTTCCCGGGGGTGGCGAGCAGCGTCGAGTGGACCCTGTTCAGTGGTGCCGCCCGTAACGCGTTGCACATCCAGATGGTGGACGCCCCGTCCGGGCTGACCGTGAGCCTCCAACACAGCCCGGCGGCCATCTCGACCGAGGCGGTGACCCGGATCGGGGCACACTTCCGTACGCTGCTGGCCGCCGTCGTCGCCGACCCGCAACGGCCGGTGGCTGACCTGCCGATCCTCCCCGCAGACGAACTCGACCGGCTAGGGGTCTGGAGCGGAACCGACCGGACGTATCCCGCCGAGGCCACGATGCCCACCCTGTTCGCCGCCTGGGTCCGGCAGAGCCCGGACGCGGTGGCCGTGGTCGACGGTGACCGACGGTTGAGCTACGCCGCACTCGACGCCGCCAGCGCCCGGCTGGCCGGGCTGCTCCGCCAGCAGGGCGTCGGCGCCGGTTCGCGGGTCGCGATCGCCCTGGACCGGTCCTGGTCGGCGGTGGTGACGCTGCTGGCCGTGCTGCGGTGCCGGGCAGCGTACGTACCGGTCGACCCGGGCTATCCGCCGGCCCGGCAGACGCTCATCCTCGACGACGCCGAGCCCGTCCTGGTCGTCACCTCCGCCGAGACGGCCACCCGGCTGGACCCGGCGCTTGCGGTGCTCCCCATCGACCAGATCGAGCTGAGCGGCGGGCTGACATCGGCCGTCGAGGAGTCACTCACCCCGCCGAACCCCGACGACCTCGCCTACGTGCTGTACACCTCGGGCTCGACCGGACGGCCGAAGGGTGTCGCGGTCCGGCACGCGTCGTTGGCCAACACACTGCTGGCAATGCGGGACCTGCTGGAGAGTCGACCGGAGCACGCCTGGCTGAACCTCACCTCACTGTCGTTCGACATCTCCGGTGTGGAGTTGTTCCTACCGTTGACCACCGGTGGCCGGGTGGTGGTCGCCTCCTCGGTGAGTGCGCTGGATGGTGCTGGGGTGCTCCGGCTGGTCCGCGCCAGCGGGGTGACCCACGTGCAGGCGACCCCCTCGGGGTGGCGGGTGCTGCTGGAGGCGGGCCTGGGTGACGCTGCGGACCGCCCCGGCTACCCGACATCTCCGGAGGTGACTCCGGTGCCTCTGGTGGCGGTCACCGGCGGTGAGGCGCTGCCGGTCCCCCTGGCCCGTGACCTGCGCGCCCGGGTCACCCGCCTGATCAACGGGTACGGCCCGACGGAGGCCACCATCTATGCCACCTTCGCGGAGATCCCCGCCGAGCCGGCCGAGGTGAGCATCGGCCGGCCGGTCGTCAACACCCGCGCGTACCTGCTGGACGACGAGCTGCGGCCGGTGCCGATCGGGGTGCCCGGTGAGCTGTATCTGGGTGGACTCGGCGTGGCCGCCGGCTACCTCGGGCGGCCCGACCTGACCGATGAACGCTTCGTGCCGGACCCGTTCGGGTCGGCGGGTGGTCGGCGCTACCGCACGGGCGACCGGTGCCGGTGGCTGCCGGACGGCCGGATCGACTTCCTGGGTCGTAGCGACGACCAGGTGAAGATCCGGGGGCACCGGATCGAGCTGGGCGAGGTCACGGCTCGGCTGCTGGAGCATCCGGCCGTGGCCGAGGCTGCCGTGCTGCTGGCCGTGGCCGCCACGGCGGACGCCGAGGAGCCCCGGCTGGTCGCCTACCTGGTGCCGCGCGATACGACCGCACCGGAGCCGGCGGACCTGCGTCGACATCTCGCCCGCAGCCTGCCCTCGGCCATGTTGCCGGCCGACTGGGTCGTCCTGGACCGGCTGCCGGTGAGCCCCAACGGCAAACTGGACCGGGCAGCGCTGCCCGTACCAACGACGCGAGACACGGCCACGTCCGATTCCGCCGATCGCCCGGCCGACGACGCTGGCCCGGCAGACGCAGTCGGTCCGGCAGACGCAGTCGGTCCGGCAGACGCAGTCGGTGCGGCAGACGCAGTCGGTCCGGTCGACCCGGCGGATCCGGTGGTCGAACAGTTGACGGTGATCTGGCAGGACGTACTCCGGATCGACGACATCGGGGTGCACGAGGACCTGTTCGACCTCGGCGGTCATTCGCTGACCATCACCCGGATCAGCAGCCGGATCCAGCAGCGGCTCGGGGTGGAGGTGCCGTTGGACGTCTTCTTCGACACGCCGACCATCGCCGAGATCGCCGAATTCATCCGAGATGCCCAAGGAGAACGCTGA
- a CDS encoding class I adenylate-forming enzyme family protein, with the protein MALTSIGHRTTVPAARTVPELLAWRRTVHPDRVAIEVHGVARLTFADWEAGATSVTSALGQAGLRHGDRVGLVFGARDWTEFAVAYCGVLRAGAVAVPLSDRLAAGQLRYALEHCAARIVLHGNDTPPPAAPVGVPVRPLADLLAGVNKHDVQLPASVDDGDTAAADLPPVRPGDLAQILYTSGTTGRPKGVAASHANLTIGAPSHPRRLALAHSERFLHAFAIGTNAGQTMLFNALTAKPTALTLPRFTPVRFARLIESAGVGTVFVVPSMAIELLDSGALSDRELTDVHLIGSTAAPLAPAVATRLAATFPEAAIVNYYTSTEAAPAQTVMIFDPARRDAVGRAVDGQLRIADADGNPLPVGSIGDVWLRAPHSRAYYQDEAANRATFRNGWVRMGDIGRLDDAGYLYLSDRHEDVIKSGAFKISSLEVEAALHEHPYVAEAAVVGVPHPVLGSAVAAVVVPRPDTPPAELALPALRGFLAGRLADYQLPARVLLLDQLPRNPGGKVLKRQLTSQFDN; encoded by the coding sequence ATGGCCCTGACGAGCATCGGCCACCGCACCACCGTACCGGCGGCCCGGACCGTGCCGGAACTGCTGGCCTGGCGGCGCACCGTACACCCCGACCGGGTGGCGATCGAGGTGCACGGGGTCGCCCGGCTCACCTTCGCTGACTGGGAGGCCGGGGCGACCAGTGTCACCAGCGCGCTCGGTCAGGCCGGGCTACGGCACGGCGATCGGGTCGGGCTGGTGTTCGGTGCCCGGGACTGGACCGAGTTCGCGGTGGCGTACTGCGGGGTGCTGCGGGCCGGTGCGGTCGCCGTACCGCTCTCCGACCGGCTCGCCGCCGGGCAACTCCGGTACGCCCTTGAGCACTGTGCCGCCCGGATCGTCCTGCACGGCAATGACACCCCGCCACCGGCCGCCCCGGTGGGCGTACCGGTCCGGCCCCTGGCCGACCTGCTGGCCGGCGTCAACAAGCACGACGTTCAACTACCGGCCAGCGTCGACGATGGCGACACTGCGGCGGCGGACCTCCCACCGGTACGCCCCGGCGACCTGGCCCAGATCCTCTACACCTCGGGCACCACGGGCCGGCCGAAGGGCGTCGCCGCCAGCCACGCCAACCTGACCATCGGTGCGCCGAGCCACCCGCGCAGGCTGGCGCTGGCCCACTCGGAACGGTTCCTGCACGCCTTCGCGATCGGCACCAACGCCGGGCAGACCATGCTGTTCAACGCGCTCACCGCCAAGCCGACCGCGCTGACCCTGCCCCGGTTCACCCCGGTCCGGTTCGCCCGACTGATCGAGTCGGCGGGGGTGGGTACGGTCTTCGTGGTGCCGTCCATGGCCATCGAACTGCTCGACTCCGGGGCACTGTCCGACCGGGAGCTGACCGACGTACACCTGATCGGGTCGACGGCCGCGCCACTGGCCCCGGCGGTGGCCACCCGGCTGGCGGCGACCTTTCCCGAGGCGGCGATCGTCAACTACTACACCTCGACCGAGGCGGCACCGGCGCAGACGGTCATGATCTTCGACCCGGCCCGACGGGACGCGGTGGGGCGAGCGGTCGACGGCCAACTCCGGATCGCCGACGCCGACGGCAACCCGCTACCTGTCGGGAGCATCGGTGACGTCTGGTTGCGGGCCCCGCACTCCCGGGCCTACTACCAGGACGAGGCAGCCAACCGGGCCACCTTCCGGAACGGCTGGGTCCGGATGGGCGACATCGGCCGGCTAGACGACGCCGGTTACCTCTACCTCTCCGACCGGCACGAGGACGTGATCAAGTCCGGTGCCTTCAAGATCTCCTCACTGGAGGTCGAGGCGGCGCTACACGAGCACCCGTACGTCGCCGAGGCGGCGGTGGTCGGCGTACCGCACCCGGTGCTGGGATCCGCGGTGGCCGCCGTGGTGGTGCCCCGTCCGGACACCCCACCAGCCGAGCTGGCCCTGCCGGCACTGCGCGGCTTCCTCGCCGGCCGGCTCGCCGACTACCAACTCCCGGCCCGGGTACTGCTGCTCGACCAGCTACCCCGCAACCCGGGCGGCAAAGTCCTCAAACGACAACTGACCAGCCAGTTCGACAACTGA